From a single Poecilia reticulata strain Guanapo linkage group LG2, Guppy_female_1.0+MT, whole genome shotgun sequence genomic region:
- the LOC103461792 gene encoding uncharacterized protein C21orf62 homolog isoform X2, whose protein sequence is MGMPPNAARSALLPWSLWLMFALTSDCQPMLSAPEAANATLLFDSGAGLRTCSCPALVPDCDEDQADSRCRCSTVPRSSLDRASLGRTVAVWVWELWVLEELLNSSAVTHLRLSFCGVESLQSRQLVLLGLRTLSVHSAAPGAPYPDQEIRISXSAGSAPELDSSTSHHMSFVDVGXLNGLSALKAYSVIGPPLHTFSQFFPHLVFPLESKENSSEASQQTLITFVY, encoded by the coding sequence ATGGGGATGCCTCCAAACGCGGCGCGCTCTGCCTTGTTGCCATGGTCGCTGTGGTTGATGTTCGCGCTGACCTCTGACTGCCAGCCGATGCTCTCCGCCCCTGAAGCGGCGAACGCCACGCTGCTATTCGACAGCGGCGCCGGCCTGCGGACCTGCAGCTGCCCGGCTCTGGTCCCGGACTGCGACGAGGACCAGGCCGACTCCCGGTGCCGCTGCAGCACCGTCCCGCGGTCATCCCTGGACCGCGCCAGCCTCGGGCGGACCGTGGCGGTGTGGGTGTGGGAGCTGTGGGTGCTGGAGGAACTGCTCAACAGCAGCGCCGTCACTCATCTGCGGCTGTCGTTCTGCGGCGTGGAGTCGCTGCAGAGCCGGCAGCTGGTTCTGCTCGGGCTGCGGACCCTCAGCGTTCACAGCGCCGCCCCCGGAGCGCCGTACCCCGACCAGGAAATCAGGATTTCGCYGTCTGCCGGGTCGGCGCCGGAGCTGGACTCCTCCACTTCCCACCACATGAGCTTCGTCGACGTCGGCRTTCTGAACGGACTGTCGGCTCTGAAGGCGTACAGCGTCATCGGGCCGCCGCTTCACACCTTCTCCCAGTTCTTCCCACACCTGGTTTTCCCACTGGAGTCCAAGGAAAACTCCTCAGAAGCGTCACAGCAGACGCTCATCACGTTCGTGTACTGA
- the LOC103461792 gene encoding uncharacterized protein C21orf62 isoform X1: MTNISSEFDLPXREDVVSSXSMGMPPNAARSALLPWSLWLMFALTSDCQPMLSAPEAANATLLFDSGAGLRTCSCPALVPDCDEDQADSRCRCSTVPRSSLDRASLGRTVAVWVWELWVLEELLNSSAVTHLRLSFCGVESLQSRQLVLLGLRTLSVHSAAPGAPYPDQEIRISXSAGSAPELDSSTSHHMSFVDVGXLNGLSALKAYSVIGPPLHTFSQFFPHLVFPLESKENSSEASQQTLITFVY, encoded by the exons ATGACTAACATCAGCAGTGAG ttcgACCTTCCASCCCGTGAAGATGTAGTCAGCTCGRTTTCCATGGGGATGCCTCCAAACGCGGCGCGCTCTGCCTTGTTGCCATGGTCGCTGTGGTTGATGTTCGCGCTGACCTCTGACTGCCAGCCGATGCTCTCCGCCCCTGAAGCGGCGAACGCCACGCTGCTATTCGACAGCGGCGCCGGCCTGCGGACCTGCAGCTGCCCGGCTCTGGTCCCGGACTGCGACGAGGACCAGGCCGACTCCCGGTGCCGCTGCAGCACCGTCCCGCGGTCATCCCTGGACCGCGCCAGCCTCGGGCGGACCGTGGCGGTGTGGGTGTGGGAGCTGTGGGTGCTGGAGGAACTGCTCAACAGCAGCGCCGTCACTCATCTGCGGCTGTCGTTCTGCGGCGTGGAGTCGCTGCAGAGCCGGCAGCTGGTTCTGCTCGGGCTGCGGACCCTCAGCGTTCACAGCGCCGCCCCCGGAGCGCCGTACCCCGACCAGGAAATCAGGATTTCGCYGTCTGCCGGGTCGGCGCCGGAGCTGGACTCCTCCACTTCCCACCACATGAGCTTCGTCGACGTCGGCRTTCTGAACGGACTGTCGGCTCTGAAGGCGTACAGCGTCATCGGGCCGCCGCTTCACACCTTCTCCCAGTTCTTCCCACACCTGGTTTTCCCACTGGAGTCCAAGGAAAACTCCTCAGAAGCGTCACAGCAGACGCTCATCACGTTCGTGTACTGA
- the LOC103461791 gene encoding myosin heavy chain, muscle-like, translating into MSRQEPRYYNKTMGPPGRRLTPQNSQRMFPPVDFLHREIQRLGSLLDVERARRFEDNQKLADMQAELEETNVQLRRQKALKEMFINRGKETKRELERAEKFSDPGALDGIILATQVHEDVKHKRKKMLQKDFEELKVTHLLSQKALSSQIQAEKDKSKALQEELDKVQTFYKKLLSKHEGETQTLCEEQQLLEELRAEKDDMFQKVSEKIAFLQNSFQEELNQMKLSYRELDCPYNKDVSGMKQNVETCRQEVRCEEDAANLGNANETLQLNNVTTEKEDDVQNMSEEITILQTREKEMQNKLHQVQISYQKLKSKYETDVTELQQQVEEYCQKIKLKKIASSKREKEFKNQVETYREEADREKKANLERAEKDLQQINTLRAEKEQLCEEMSNEIEILQQKFIGITKHLKCNMGQCEANHSALQQQVENLQLQIVQEKKAHLEKSRQDMALLNEVRAVNAALQETTTKEIKFLEEKEKNARTELEKVKRLYQELSYRYDKDVAALKQEHPV; encoded by the coding sequence ATGTCTCGTCAAGAGCCGAGATACTACAACAAAACGATGGGACCCCCTGGGAGAAGACTAACCCCCCAAAACTCACAGAGGATGTTCCCCCCTGTGGATTTCTTACACAGGGAAATCCAAAGACTGGGCTCTCTTCTGGACGTGGAGAGAGCCCGGAGGTTTGAAGACAACCAAAAACTGGCCGACATGCAAGCAGAGCTGGAAGAGACAAATGTCCAGTTAAGAAGGCAGAAAGCTCTCAAAGAAATGTTTATCAACAGGGGCAAGGAGACAAAGAGAGAACTGGAGAGAGCAGAGAAGTTTAGTGATCCAGGAGCCCTTGACGGCATCATCCTTGCTACCCAGGTTCACGAGGACGTGAAACACAAGAGGAAGAAGATGTTGCAAAAAGACTTTGAGGAATTAAAGGTGACCCACCTCCTCAGCCAGAAAGCATTATCGTCTCAAATCCAGGCTGAAAAGGACAAAAGCAAGGCCCTCCAAGAAGAACTGGACAAAGTCCAGACGTTCTACAAGAAGCTGCTCTCTAAGCATGAAGGCGAGACGCAAACGCTTTGTGAGGAGCAACAGCTCCTTGAGGAGCTGAGAGCTGAAAAGGACGATATGTTTCAGAAAGTGTCAGAAAAGATCGCGTTTCTCCAAAACAGTTTCCAGGAAGAATTGAACCAGATGAAACTTTCATATCGAGAACTGGACTGTCCATATAACAAAGATGTTTCTGGAATGAAACAAAACGTGGAAACATGTCGGCAGGAGGTGAGATGTGAGGAAGATGCTGCAAATTTGGGGAACGCAAATGAGACTCTACAACTCAACAACGTAACAACTGAGAAGGAAGATGACGTTCAAAATATGTCAGAAGAGATCACAATTTTGCAAACGAGggagaaagaaatgcaaaataaattacaccaGGTTCAAATTTCAtaccaaaaactgaaaagtaagTATGAAACGGATGTTACTGAGTTACAACAGCAGGTTGAGGAATATTGTCAGAAGataaagctaaagaaaatcGCTAgttcaaaaagagaaaaggaatttaaaaaccAAGTAGAAACATATCGGGAAGAGGCAGATCGTGAGAAAAAAGCCAATTTGGAGAGAGCAGAGAAGGACCTCCAACAAATCAACACCCTGAGAGCTGAGAAGGAACAGCTCTGTGAGGAAATGTCCAACGAGATCGAGATCCTGCAGCAGAAATTCATCGGGATCactaaacatttgaaatgtaacaTGGGCCAGTGTGAAGCAAACCATTCTGCACTGCAACAGCAGGTGGAAAACCTACAGCTGCAAATAGTTCAGGAGAAGAAAGCCCACTTGGAGAAATCAAGGCAGGACATGGCGCTTCTCAACGAGGTGAGAGCTGTGAATGCTGCTCTCCAAGAGACCACGACAAAAGAAATCAAGTTTCtggaggagaaggaaaagaaTGCGAGGACTGAGTTAGAGAAGGTTAAACGTTTATACCAGGAGCTGAGTTATAGGTATGACAAGGATGTTGCTGCACTCAAACAGGAACATCCTGTTTGA